A single region of the Streptomyces sp. NBC_00425 genome encodes:
- a CDS encoding pilus assembly protein TadG-related protein: MTPPRGRGDAGQAFPIYITVVAGLLFLAFAYLAVGQAAANRNGAQTAADAAALAAAQDTRDQLAELWKLDVKDPAKWWDIFHGIAAGLTPSCWRAYDLAAQNDASVDSCQQDGLRFTVGVRTDKTVGDSIVPGTENVRSKATASAEIDPLCTFEPPGEDAEDDVLPQLSCDDGNWTPDPDHPADLPKAQDLFRVHLVD, encoded by the coding sequence TTGACGCCGCCGCGTGGGCGCGGTGACGCAGGGCAGGCTTTCCCCATCTACATCACGGTGGTGGCGGGCCTGCTCTTTCTCGCGTTCGCCTACCTCGCGGTCGGCCAGGCCGCGGCGAACCGCAACGGTGCGCAGACGGCGGCCGACGCGGCGGCGCTCGCGGCGGCCCAGGACACCAGGGACCAACTCGCCGAACTGTGGAAGCTGGACGTCAAGGATCCGGCGAAGTGGTGGGACATCTTCCACGGCATCGCCGCGGGGCTCACCCCCTCGTGCTGGCGGGCGTACGACCTGGCAGCGCAGAACGACGCGAGCGTGGACAGCTGTCAGCAGGACGGACTGAGGTTCACCGTCGGTGTGCGGACCGACAAGACCGTCGGGGATTCCATCGTGCCCGGTACGGAGAACGTGCGGTCCAAGGCCACCGCCTCCGCCGAGATCGACCCCCTCTGCACCTTCGAACCGCCCGGCGAGGACGCGGAGGACGACGTGCTGCCACAACTCAGCTGCGACGACGGGAACTGGACGCCGGATCCGGATCACCCCGCGGACCTGCCGAAAGCTCAGGACCTCTTCCGTGTCCATCTGGTCGACTGA
- a CDS encoding Flp family type IVb pilin: MTQWISTVVARVQSRAFRNDSGQTAVEYLGIIAVVVAIVLAITGTDIGQSIYDAITAKIAEVTGG; this comes from the coding sequence ATGACCCAGTGGATCAGCACGGTCGTCGCCCGTGTCCAGTCCCGAGCATTCCGCAACGACAGCGGCCAGACCGCGGTGGAGTACCTGGGCATCATCGCCGTGGTCGTGGCGATCGTCCTGGCGATCACGGGCACGGACATCGGCCAGTCCATCTACGACGCGATCACGGCGAAGATCGCCGAGGTCACCGGCGGTTGA
- a CDS encoding response regulator transcription factor: MPDPPVPPAAVQPLFPPPPRPAPVRVVVADDNPVVRAGLTALLSGREDITVVAEAADGREAYEAAVRHRPDVVLLDVRMPGVDGLAALPHLARIAQVVMLTYSHEAEIVRAALRGGAGGYLVHGEFTAEELASAVRDITRGRAHLTPTAATVVMAHLYTDATAHAETDPTSLFPATSVNLLSQMQPPVGQSTRERERDAGTRSRLSAREAEIMDLIASGMNNQQIAATCFISEKTVKNHINRIFAKLHSASRSEATATWLGTTPGAAHRGVG; the protein is encoded by the coding sequence ATGCCGGACCCACCCGTACCCCCCGCCGCGGTGCAGCCGCTCTTCCCGCCGCCTCCCCGTCCCGCCCCCGTGCGCGTCGTCGTGGCCGACGACAACCCGGTGGTCCGCGCGGGTCTGACCGCTCTCCTCTCCGGCCGGGAGGACATCACGGTCGTCGCGGAGGCTGCGGACGGCCGCGAGGCCTACGAGGCCGCCGTACGGCACCGCCCCGACGTCGTCCTCCTGGACGTCCGCATGCCCGGCGTCGACGGTCTCGCCGCCCTCCCGCACCTGGCGCGGATCGCACAGGTCGTGATGCTGACGTACAGCCACGAGGCCGAGATCGTCCGGGCGGCCCTGCGGGGCGGAGCCGGCGGATACCTGGTCCACGGGGAGTTCACCGCCGAGGAACTGGCTTCGGCGGTACGGGACATCACCCGTGGCCGCGCCCATCTCACTCCCACGGCGGCGACGGTGGTGATGGCGCACCTCTACACCGATGCGACTGCACACGCAGAAACGGACCCAACATCCCTATTTCCTGCGACTTCTGTGAATCTGCTTTCGCAGATGCAACCGCCTGTGGGACAGTCGACGCGGGAACGGGAACGGGACGCCGGCACGAGAAGCCGGCTCAGCGCGAGGGAGGCGGAGATCATGGACCTCATCGCGTCGGGCATGAACAACCAGCAGATCGCCGCCACTTGTTTCATCAGCGAGAAGACGGTCAAGAACCACATCAACCGCATCTTCGCGAAGCTCCACAGCGCCAGCCGCTCCGAAGCCACGGCCACGTGGCTCGGCACGACTCCCGGCGCCGCACACCGAGGGGTGGGGTGA
- a CDS encoding sensor histidine kinase yields the protein MSRQVFGFRLAVIAVASPTALLNAAPGMGVRLVGAAVVVTFMGSYVLFRDWERFGPLLLRHPSLLVADTLLGALLLVSAGPGTTLAYVSVCTPLLAGIVYGWRGAAGFASLQSLILLLVHAALRHGPDVSVAERLLLPGLCVITGAMGSTLRGLMLRFGAATHALTDVKARLAVTEAVAAERARLAREMHDSVAKTLHGVALAADALARSAGSPDMDPARVRRHAELIAGAARQAAAESRELLTDLRREEPQDTARGGIDVLPELAARTRDFAARTGLAASYHATGDRATLPVPPAVARHLLTITSEAMDNVRRHADPTRVAVHAGVHDDRLCISVYDDGRGLPDGTTLEELRRSGHFGLVGMVERAAAIGARIHIGRGAHPGGTEVRLELPLTASRP from the coding sequence ATGTCCCGCCAGGTCTTCGGCTTCCGGCTGGCCGTGATCGCCGTCGCGTCCCCGACGGCCCTCCTCAACGCGGCCCCGGGAATGGGCGTGCGACTGGTGGGGGCCGCGGTGGTCGTCACCTTCATGGGCTCGTACGTCCTCTTCCGCGACTGGGAACGCTTCGGCCCCCTCCTGCTGAGACACCCCTCGCTGCTCGTCGCGGACACCCTCCTCGGCGCTCTGCTGCTGGTCTCCGCGGGCCCGGGCACGACGCTCGCCTATGTCAGCGTCTGCACCCCTTTGCTGGCAGGCATCGTCTACGGCTGGCGGGGCGCCGCCGGCTTCGCCTCCCTCCAGTCGCTGATCCTGCTGCTCGTCCACGCGGCGCTGCGGCACGGGCCGGACGTGAGCGTGGCGGAACGGCTGCTGCTGCCCGGTCTCTGCGTCATCACGGGCGCGATGGGCTCCACGCTGCGAGGGCTCATGCTCCGCTTCGGCGCGGCGACGCACGCCCTGACCGACGTCAAGGCGCGCCTCGCCGTCACCGAGGCGGTGGCCGCGGAACGCGCCCGGCTGGCCCGGGAGATGCACGACTCGGTGGCCAAGACGCTGCACGGCGTGGCCCTCGCCGCGGACGCCCTGGCCCGCTCGGCGGGCTCGCCCGACATGGACCCGGCCCGGGTGCGCCGGCACGCCGAACTGATCGCGGGCGCCGCACGTCAGGCCGCCGCGGAGTCCCGCGAACTCCTTACCGACCTGCGTCGTGAGGAGCCGCAGGACACCGCTCGGGGCGGCATCGACGTACTGCCCGAACTGGCGGCCCGCACACGGGACTTCGCCGCCCGCACCGGCCTGGCGGCCAGCTACCACGCCACCGGCGACCGGGCGACGCTCCCCGTGCCGCCCGCCGTGGCCCGCCATCTCCTCACGATCACCTCGGAGGCCATGGACAACGTCCGGCGCCACGCCGACCCGACCCGCGTCGCCGTGCACGCGGGCGTCCACGACGACCGCCTGTGCATCAGCGTCTACGACGACGGCCGCGGCCTGCCCGACGGCACCACGCTCGAAGAACTGCGCCGATCCGGTCACTTCGGTCTGGTCGGAATGGTGGAGCGGGCCGCCGCCATCGGCGCCCGCATCCACATCGGCCGCGGCGCCCACCCCGGGGGCACCGAAGTCCGCCTCGAACTTCCCCTGACGGCGTCCCGCCCATGA
- a CDS encoding DUF5936 domain-containing protein, which translates to MELLLALVMGLAVWGAFAGIRMYRADAKLPPDLALALEVGATRTGAVDSVVDRLGMRYAPAVLRLMGPKQVARYRRKIDLAGNPGGLTIDRYAARRAVYGALGGFGGLVFLLQGRIVVALLLFAFAVFWTEVGIWAAIRIRKDVIERTLPDFLDVLAVVVSAGLGFRQALDRVASKYEGPWADEIRITLRQMDLGVSRRQAFAELRLRNDSEQVAMFVTALQQGEELGAPIVDTLVSIAKDMRRTDAQNARRKAARAVPRATLMITTFMVPATMLLLGAGLLLGSGTDFSPLTGD; encoded by the coding sequence ATGGAACTACTGCTCGCACTCGTCATGGGCCTCGCCGTCTGGGGCGCCTTCGCCGGCATCCGCATGTACCGGGCGGACGCCAAGCTTCCGCCGGACCTGGCCCTGGCCCTCGAGGTCGGCGCGACCCGCACCGGCGCGGTCGACTCGGTCGTGGACCGGCTCGGCATGCGGTACGCCCCGGCCGTGCTGCGTCTGATGGGCCCCAAGCAGGTCGCCCGGTACCGCCGCAAGATCGATCTGGCGGGCAACCCGGGCGGTCTGACCATCGACCGCTATGCGGCGCGCCGCGCGGTGTACGGCGCTCTCGGCGGCTTCGGCGGGCTCGTGTTCCTGCTGCAGGGCAGGATCGTCGTGGCCCTGCTGCTCTTCGCGTTCGCCGTGTTCTGGACCGAGGTCGGCATCTGGGCGGCGATCCGGATCCGCAAGGACGTGATCGAGCGGACGCTGCCCGACTTCCTGGACGTCCTCGCCGTCGTGGTGAGCGCCGGGCTGGGCTTCCGCCAGGCCCTCGACCGCGTCGCGTCGAAGTACGAAGGGCCCTGGGCGGACGAGATCCGCATCACCCTGCGGCAGATGGACCTCGGGGTGAGCCGGCGGCAGGCCTTCGCCGAACTGCGCCTTCGCAACGACTCCGAGCAGGTGGCCATGTTCGTCACCGCGCTCCAGCAGGGCGAGGAACTGGGTGCGCCGATCGTGGACACGCTCGTGTCGATCGCCAAGGACATGCGCCGCACGGACGCCCAGAACGCCCGCCGCAAGGCCGCCCGGGCGGTCCCGAGGGCCACGTTGATGATCACCACGTTCATGGTCCCGGCGACGATGCTCCTCCTCGGCGCCGGCCTGCTCCTCGGCTCCGGCACGGACTTCAGCCCGCTCACGGGCGACTAG
- a CDS encoding type II secretion system F family protein, which produces MDLDTRITLTTGVALLTCALAVAGLHAYARGRAQRAELVERLTSAGQVHGSSRRRFHTLDRRLRRTGTGRRLELKLAATGLDVTPGEFSVYLLAAVAGLWLVGQATLAPFFGPIAGLLGVWAAWQFLSWQRQKRIEKFINQLPELARILANATHAGLALRTAIGMAAEELEAPAGEELARVANQLAVGHSMDDALGELAERLPSRELVVLVTTLVLSNRAGGQVVGALRNLTETLEERKETRREVRTQLSQVNMTAYAVPVLGVGSLFLMNGVKDGALERMTGSPVGQGAVVIAFALYAVGFVLIRRMSRIDV; this is translated from the coding sequence ATGGACCTCGACACCCGCATCACCCTCACCACCGGTGTGGCCCTGCTGACCTGCGCCCTGGCCGTCGCCGGCCTGCACGCCTACGCCCGGGGCCGGGCCCAGCGCGCCGAACTGGTGGAACGCCTGACCTCCGCCGGGCAGGTGCACGGAAGCAGCCGACGGCGCTTTCACACCCTGGACCGGCGGCTGCGTCGCACCGGGACCGGCCGCAGGCTGGAACTGAAGCTCGCGGCGACGGGCCTGGACGTGACACCGGGCGAGTTCTCCGTCTACCTGCTGGCCGCGGTGGCCGGCCTGTGGCTCGTCGGCCAGGCCACCCTCGCCCCCTTCTTCGGGCCGATCGCCGGCCTGCTGGGCGTGTGGGCGGCCTGGCAGTTCCTGAGCTGGCAGCGTCAGAAGCGCATCGAGAAGTTCATCAACCAACTTCCCGAACTGGCCCGCATCCTGGCCAACGCGACCCATGCCGGACTGGCGCTGCGCACCGCGATCGGCATGGCGGCGGAGGAGCTGGAGGCGCCGGCCGGTGAGGAACTGGCCAGGGTCGCCAACCAGTTGGCCGTCGGCCACTCCATGGACGACGCCCTCGGCGAACTCGCCGAGCGCCTGCCCTCCCGTGAACTGGTCGTCCTCGTCACCACCCTGGTCCTCTCCAACCGGGCCGGCGGCCAGGTCGTCGGCGCGCTGCGCAACCTGACGGAGACGCTGGAGGAACGCAAGGAGACCCGGCGCGAGGTGCGCACCCAACTGTCGCAGGTGAACATGACGGCGTACGCGGTGCCGGTGCTGGGGGTGGGCTCCCTCTTCCTCATGAACGGCGTCAAGGACGGCGCCCTGGAGCGCATGACCGGCTCCCCGGTCGGCCAGGGCGCCGTCGTCATCGCCTTCGCCCTGTACGCGGTCGGTTTCGTCCTCATCCGCCGCATGTCCCGCATCGACGTCTGA